A single window of Colletes latitarsis isolate SP2378_abdomen chromosome 4, iyColLati1, whole genome shotgun sequence DNA harbors:
- the Gek gene encoding serine/threonine-protein kinase gek isoform X1 — protein MTEVVSKDFGKEHPYRKRDMSDSSQHQYNQPPPDIMPKGLAINGIGGRLRQLEALFIGGPVQGEGRVGHTFSIETLIDILLVLYDECCNSSLRREKTVSDFIEFVKPVATCIKSLQLAREDFEIVKVIGRGAFGEVCVVRMRGSDKVFAMKILNKWEMLKRAETACFREERDVLVYGDRRWITNLHYAFQDDNNLYLVMDYYCGGDLLTLLSKFEDRLPEDMARFYIAEMVLAIGSIHDLRYVHRDIKPDNVLLDANGHIRLADFGSCLRLFEDGTVQSNVAVGTPDYISPEILRAMEDGQGQYGPECDWWSLGVCMYEMLYGETPFYAESLVETYGKIMNHKNCFDFPTDDMYEVSEEAKDLMKKLICSSEFRLGQNGIDDFKKHPWFDGVNWDTLRDSTAPYIPEVSSPTDTSNFDVDDTDVRSSDAVPPAANSAFSALHLPFVGFSFTQGSCISDLGCLPVITQKDKRVQLLEEENAQLTQTLEELKKQINTSHSPPGISPDSNNATRKLQDEINTLTKRNCELESQLKSMEVPRELRNLDNGDITKLRELEKLVRSLRSEKEEAVKDKLDAQEKLKYQDKELKDALTQRKLAMAEYTEVTDKLSELRQQKQKLSRQVRDKEEELEVVMQKVDSLRHDIRKAEKLRRELENRVEEAMAETSKERKLRERSEEYCKQMQEETEKIRQRSMGNDVSANHALATQEINRLKAEVEKLEVQYNENLNQQQSRFNLDIRSLQEQLHETETRRDLLEREIQLTKEKLDAARLENITDSEETINDLNRRHEREKTMLVEENKKLMLELNTLTDSVNRIQGERRQLEEEYEELRNKKEAIAQWEAQITEIIQWVSDEKDARGYLQALATKMTEELEFLKHSGGVGGVGSGSTMADKNWRNRRSQKLDKMELLNLQSSLQSEIQAKQAISEELTKTRSDLIAAQKELRDFRQRFDTLTHEIKRKEMQIKELQARLDTGDGSVLSSKTSSKSPNIVCTKPQRIIVHQPSSPLPVMRAPRVTTCRLLTRFVPVNTFISQNAVAIVSPPVLERPTSQMSYLEHFLKETASSTRHGSADSVEADIEDNRAPSISSSKSNLSELSIDPTSPLSHELLNKSSAAHGQLSLQPKPKSHQFLVRTFSAPTKCNHCTSLMVGLTRQGVVCEVCGFACHMPCCDKVPPMCPVPHDQTKRPLGIDPTRGIGTAYEGYVKVPKMGGVKKGWVRQFVVVCDFKLFLYDISPDRNALPSVYVSQVLDMRDEEFSVSSVRDSDVIHATKKDIPCIFRITTSLLEPPGLRNHTLMLADTDSEKTKWVVALGELHRILKKNNLPNTTIFRAKELLDNTLALIKNVMSGAIIDPDRLVIGTEEGLFCLDLDRSEIARVGEGKKIYLLEYVTEEQLIVVLSGKQRHVRLVPVRALDGDEVEWIKVAETKGCITLTTGIVRRNPLTYCLCVAIKKQNASQVIVYEITRTKTRHKRIRELMLPCHAQTLQVLSEGRFCVGYPSGFSIYSILGDHHPISLVHSENTLLGFLTYSAVDALRCIELPHGEFLLVFHTLAVYVDSQGRKIRDREIMYPAVPTAVSYCEGYLLVYSETHIDVFDCTTGDWLQTLNVKRARPLNTSGSLTSCVINDMPHVIFLSNLHQRELLNLTPLDASGRQMTRPRRRFSLREGNRAVRPTDRRSKMISAPTNFNHVSHLGPGNGIQIQRLLDLPTTLETADQQHSGHHSSSHLHSSQQRLYGPALQTPSKPAPLPPRHPPSDTRRLSSHIPRNSGYSPHNGSTSSRRGPAPPRPTATPPSLPRTPVDQVDSESVHLRSHTPLSLGSTASLHEKEHTSGGSPRHSIASNNSSNPSTPPSPAHDHGSSSYDS, from the exons ATGACAGAAGTAGTATCCAAAGATTTTGGTAAGGAGCATCCTTATCGAAAAAGAGACATGTCAGATTCGTCGCAACACCAATATAATCAACCTCCTCCTGATATTATGCCAAAGGGGCTTGCGATCAATG GCATTGGAGGAAGGTTACGCCAATTAGAAGCCCTTTTTATTGGTGGTCCTGTACAAGGAGAAGGAAGAGTTGGCCACACATTTTCTATCGAGACACTTATTGATATTTTACTTGTCTTATATGATGAGTGTTGTAATTCTTCCTTACGACGCGAAAAGACTGTCTCAGATTTTATTGAATTTG TGAAACCAGTGGCTACTTGCATAAAGAGTTTGCAATTAGCACGCGAGGATTTTGAGATAGTAAAAGTTATTGGTAGAGGTGCATTTGGGGAAGTATGTGTTGTAAGAATGCGTGGTTCAGACAAAGTATTTGCAATGAAAATTTTGAACAAATGGGAAATGCTAAAGCGTGCAGAAACTGCATGCTTTAGAGAGGAGAGAGATGTACTAGTGTATGGTGATCGAAGATGGATCACAAATCTTCATTATGCCTTTCAAGATGACAATAATTTG TATTTGGTCATGGATTATTACTGTGGTGGAGATCTGTTAACACTGTTGAGCAAATTTGAAGACCGCCTTCCAGAAGATATGGCTCGTTTTTACATTGCTGAAATGGTTCTAGCTATTGGGTCCATACATGACTTACGTTATGTGCATCGTGATATTAAACCCGATAATGTTCTGTTAGATGCAAATGGTCATATTAGATTAGCTGATTTTGGATCTTGTTTACGATTGTTTGAAGATGGTACCGTACAAAGTAATGTTGCTGTTGGTACACCAGACTATATTTCACCAGAAATATTAAGG GCAATGGAAGATGGACAAGGACAATATGGACCCGAATGTGATTGGTGGTCTTTAGGGGTATGCATGTATGAAATGCTTTATGGTGAGACACCTTTTTATGCAGAATCTCTAGTCGAAACCTATGGGAAAATTATGAATCATAag AATTGCTTTGACTTTCCAACCGATGATATGTATGAAGTTTCTGAAGAAGCTAAGGATTTAATGAAAAAACTAATATGTAGCTCGGAATTTAGATTAGGTCAAAATGGAATTGACGATTTTAAG AAACACCCATGGTTTGATGGAGTAAACTGGGATACTCTTAGAGACAGTACTGCACCTTACATTCCTGAAGTTTCCTCACCAACCGATACATCAAATTTTGATGTTGATGATACAGATGTTCGCAGTTCCGATGCTGTTCCACCAGCAGCGAATTCTGCGTTTTCTGCGCTTCACTTACCATTTGTTGGTTTCAGTTTTACCCAAGGAAG TTGCATATCAGATCTGGGTTGTTTGCCTGTTATAACTCAAAAGGATAAACGCGTGCAGTTACTTGAAGAAGAAAATGCGCAGTTAACGCAAACACTTGAGGAGTTAAAGAAGCAAATTAATACGAGTCATTCTCCACCTGGAATATCACCAGATTCTAATAATGCAACAAGAAAACTTCAGGATGAAATAAATACACTTACCAAACGTAATTGTG AGTTAGAGTCTCAATTAAAGTCTATGGAAGTTCCACGTGAATTACGCAATCTAGACAACGGCGATATAACAAAACTACGAGAATTAGAAAAGTTAGTGCGCTCTCTTCGATCAGAGAAGGAAGAAGCTGTGAAGGATAAGTTGGATGCACAAGAGAAGCTTAAATATCAAGATAAAGAACTAAAGGACGCATTAACACAACGTAAATTGGCAATGGCTGAATACACTGAAGTCACAGACAAGTTATCAGAATTAAGACAACAAAAGCAAAAGTTGTCTAGACAAGTTAGAGATAAAGAGGAAGAATTGGAAGTTGTAATGCAAAAGGTTGATAGTTTGCGACATGATATTCGGAAAGCTGAGAAATTACGTAGAGAATTAGAAAATCGAGTAGAAGAGGCAATGGCAGAAACGAGTAAAGAAAGAAAGTTACGAGAGCGTAGCGAAGAATATTGTAAACAGATGCAAGAAGAGACTGAAAAAATTAGACAAAGATCTATGGGAAATGATGTCAGCGCGAATCATGCATTAGCAACACAGGAAATTAATAGGTTAAAAGCCGAAGTAGAGAAACTTGAAGTTCAGTACAATGAAAACTTGAACCAACAACAAAGTAGGTTTAATCTCGACATTCGTAGTCTTCAAGAACAACTACACGAGACCGAAACAAGAAGAGATTTATTGGAAAGAGAAATACAATTAACAAAAGAAAAACTAGATGCTGCAAGGTTGGAGAATATTACCGATAGCGAAGAGACCATAAATGATTTGAACAGACGTCACGAAAGAGAAAAAACTATGCTAGTCGAAGAGAACAAAAAACTTATGTTAGAACTTAACACTCTTACCGATAGTGTTAATAGAATACAAGGTGAAAGGCGACAATTGGAAGAAGAATATGAAGAATTAAGGAATAAGAAAGAAGCGATTGCACAATGGGAAGCCCAAATTACTGAAATTATTCAGTGGGTATCCGATGAAAAAGACGCAAGAGGATATTTGCAG gCATTAGCAACAAAGATGACAGAAGAGCTAGAATTTTTGAAACACTCCGGTGGTGTAGGAGGTGTCGGAAGTGGTTCTACAATGGCAGATAAAAACTGGCGAAATCGTAGATCACAAAAGCTCGATAAAATGGAGCTTTTAAATTTACAAAGTTCTTTGCAAAGTGAAATACAAGCCAAGCAAGCAATATCTGAAGAGCTTACAAAGACTCGTTCGGATTTAATTGCTGCTCAAAA ggAATTAAGAGACTTTAGACAACGATTTGATACACTCACGCACGAGATAAAACGCAAAGAAATGCAAATAAAAGAGTTACAAGCAAGGCTTGACACAGGCGACGGCT CTGTCCTATCCAGCAAAACGTCAAGCAAATCTCCAAACATCGTTTGCACCAAACCCCAACGCATCATCGTTCATCAGCCGTCGTCACCCCTACCAGTAATGCGTGCTCCCCGCGTCACGACATGTCGCTTATTAACTAGATTCGTTCCCGTCAACACATTCATCAGTCAGAATGCCGTCGCCATCGTATCGCCACCTG TTTTAGAACGTCCTACATCTCAAATGTCATATCTGGAACATTTTTTGAAAGAAACAGCAAGCAGTACGCGTCATGGAAGTGCAGATAGCGTAGAAGCTGATATCGAGGATAATCGTGCACCAAGTATTTCCAGCAGTAAAAGTAATTTGTCTGAACTTAGCATT GATCCAACATCACCATTGTCCCATGAACTTCTAAATAAATCATCAGCAGCTCATGGACAACTCAGTCTTCAACCAAAACCCAAATCTCATCAATTCTTAGTACGAACATTTTCTGCACCAACAAAATGTAACCACTGTACTTCATTGATGGTGGGTTTAACGAGACAAGGAGTAGTGTGCGAAGTTTGTGGCTTTGCATGTCATATGCCCTGTTGTGACAAGGTTCCACCAATGTGCCCTGTGCCCCATGATCAAA CAAAACGACCTCTAGGTATTGATCCTACGCGGGGTATTGGTACAGCTTACGAAGGGTATGTAAAAGTGCCAAAAATGGGTGGAGTGAAGAAAGGTTGGGTTCGTCAATTTGTGGTCGTTTGCGACTTTAAGTTATTTCTTTACGACATTTCGCCTGATCGTAATGCATTACCATCTGTATATGTGTCTCAAGTCCTAGACATGCGGGATGAAGAATTTAGTGTTAGTTCTGTTCGAGATTCGGATGTCATACATGCTACAAAGAAAGACATTCCGTGCATATTTAGG ATAACAACATCTCTGCTAGAACCACCTGGATTGAGGAATCATACATTAATGCTTGCAGACACTGATAGTGAGAAAACAAAATGGGTAGTTGCTTTGGGTGAACTGCATAGAATACTAAAGAAAAACAATCTTCCTAATACAACG ATTTTTAGAGCAAAAGAATTATTAGATAATACATTGGCGCTCATTAAAAATGTGATGTCAGGAGCAATTATTGATCCAGATCGTCTAGTCATTGGCACAGAAGAAGGTCTCTTCTGTTTAGATTTAGATCGTAGTG AAATTGCAAGAGTTGGAGAAGGCAAGAAAATATACTTATTGGAATATGTAACAGAAGAACAATTAATTGTAGTTTTAAGTGGAAAACAACGTCATGTACGGCTGGTTCCAGTACGTGCATTAGATGGAGATGAAGTTGAATGGATTAAAGTTGCAGAGACTAAAGGATGCATTACTCTAACAACGGGTATAGTACGTCGTAATCCATTAACATATTGTTTGTGTGTCGCCATAAAGAAGCAG AATGCATCACAAGTGATTGTCTACGAAATAACACGTACGAAAACACGTCATAAACGTATACGTGAATTAATGTTACCATGTCACGCACAAACTTTACAAGTTCTCTCTGAAGGTCGTTTTTGTGTCGGATATCCTTCCGGTTTTTCTATCTACAGCATTTTAGGAGACCATCACCCTATTT CATTGGTCCATTCTGAGAATACACTCTTAGGTTTTCTCACATACAGTGCTGTGGATGCTTTACGTTGCATCGAATTACCACACGGTGAATTCTTATTAGTCTTCCATACATTGGCAGTATATGTTGATAGCCAAGGCAGAAAGATTAGAGATCGCGAAATTATGTATCCTGCTGTTCCTACAGCAGTTA GCTATTGTGAAGGTTATTTACTAGTTTATAGTGAAACTCACATCGATGTATTTGACTGTACAACAGGAGATTGGTTGCAAACACTTAACGTAAAACGAGCACGACCACTGAATACTTCAGGTTCTCTAACATCTTGTGTCATTAACGATATGCCTCATGTTATTTTTCTGAGCAATTTACATCAAC GAGAATTACTCAATTTAACACCACTAGACGCAAGCGGTAGACAAATGACAAGACCACGACGAAGATTTTCATTAAGAGAGGGAAACAGGGCTGTTCGTCCTACAGACAGACGTTCCAAAATGATATCTGCTCCGACGAATTTCAACCATGTCAGTCATTTGGGTCCAGGTAATGGAATACAG aTACAGCGATTATTAGATTTGCCTACTACACTTGAAACAGCTGATCAGCAGCATAGTGGTCATCACAGTAGCTCTCATCTTCACAGCAGTCAACAAAGA ttgTATGGCCCTGCACTTCAAACACCAAGTAAACCAGCGCCATTACCTCCCAGACACCCTCCTTCTGACACGCGACGACTAAGTTCTCATATACCTAGAAATTCTGGATATTCGCCGCATAACg GTTCAACATCGTCACGTAGAGGACCGGCACCTCCAAGACCAACTGCTACTCCACCTTCGTTACCGCGTACTCCTGTGGACCAAGTTGATTCAGAATCCGTGCATCTACGATCCCATACTCCACTTTCTCTCGGTAGTACCGCATCTTTACACGAAAAG GAACACACTTCTGGTGGAAGTCCTAGACATTCAATAGCTTCAAACAACAGTTCAAATCCATCGACGCCTCCAAGTCCAGCTCACGATCATGGTTCATCTTCGTATGACTCGTAA
- the Gek gene encoding serine/threonine-protein kinase gek isoform X3 — translation MTEVVSKDFGKEHPYRKRDMSDSSQHQYNQPPPDIMPKGLAINGIGGRLRQLEALFIGGPVQGEGRVGHTFSIETLIDILLVLYDECCNSSLRREKTVSDFIEFVKPVATCIKSLQLAREDFEIVKVIGRGAFGEVCVVRMRGSDKVFAMKILNKWEMLKRAETACFREERDVLVYGDRRWITNLHYAFQDDNNLYLVMDYYCGGDLLTLLSKFEDRLPEDMARFYIAEMVLAIGSIHDLRYVHRDIKPDNVLLDANGHIRLADFGSCLRLFEDGTVQSNVAVGTPDYISPEILRAMEDGQGQYGPECDWWSLGVCMYEMLYGETPFYAESLVETYGKIMNHKNCFDFPTDDMYEVSEEAKDLMKKLICSSEFRLGQNGIDDFKKHPWFDGVNWDTLRDSTAPYIPEVSSPTDTSNFDVDDTDVRSSDAVPPAANSAFSALHLPFVGFSFTQGSCISDLGCLPVITQKDKRVQLLEEENAQLTQTLEELKKQINTSHSPPGISPDSNNATRKLQDEINTLTKRNCELESQLKSMEVPRELRNLDNGDITKLRELEKLVRSLRSEKEEAVKDKLDAQEKLKYQDKELKDALTQRKLAMAEYTEVTDKLSELRQQKQKLSRQVRDKEEELEVVMQKVDSLRHDIRKAEKLRRELENRVEEAMAETSKERKLRERSEEYCKQMQEETEKIRQRSMGNDVSANHALATQEINRLKAEVEKLEVQYNENLNQQQSRFNLDIRSLQEQLHETETRRDLLEREIQLTKEKLDAARLENITDSEETINDLNRRHEREKTMLVEENKKLMLELNTLTDSVNRIQGERRQLEEEYEELRNKKEAIAQWEAQITEIIQWVSDEKDARGYLQALATKMTEELEFLKHSGGVGGVGSGSTMADKNWRNRRSQKLDKMELLNLQSSLQSEIQAKQAISEELTKTRSDLIAAQKELRDFRQRFDTLTHEIKRKEMQIKELQARLDTGDGFLERPTSQMSYLEHFLKETASSTRHGSADSVEADIEDNRAPSISSSKSNLSELSIDPTSPLSHELLNKSSAAHGQLSLQPKPKSHQFLVRTFSAPTKCNHCTSLMVGLTRQGVVCEVCGFACHMPCCDKVPPMCPVPHDQTKRPLGIDPTRGIGTAYEGYVKVPKMGGVKKGWVRQFVVVCDFKLFLYDISPDRNALPSVYVSQVLDMRDEEFSVSSVRDSDVIHATKKDIPCIFRITTSLLEPPGLRNHTLMLADTDSEKTKWVVALGELHRILKKNNLPNTTIFRAKELLDNTLALIKNVMSGAIIDPDRLVIGTEEGLFCLDLDRSEIARVGEGKKIYLLEYVTEEQLIVVLSGKQRHVRLVPVRALDGDEVEWIKVAETKGCITLTTGIVRRNPLTYCLCVAIKKQNASQVIVYEITRTKTRHKRIRELMLPCHAQTLQVLSEGRFCVGYPSGFSIYSILGDHHPISLVHSENTLLGFLTYSAVDALRCIELPHGEFLLVFHTLAVYVDSQGRKIRDREIMYPAVPTAVSYCEGYLLVYSETHIDVFDCTTGDWLQTLNVKRARPLNTSGSLTSCVINDMPHVIFLSNLHQRELLNLTPLDASGRQMTRPRRRFSLREGNRAVRPTDRRSKMISAPTNFNHVSHLGPGNGIQIQRLLDLPTTLETADQQHSGHHSSSHLHSSQQRLYGPALQTPSKPAPLPPRHPPSDTRRLSSHIPRNSGYSPHNGSTSSRRGPAPPRPTATPPSLPRTPVDQVDSESVHLRSHTPLSLGSTASLHEKEHTSGGSPRHSIASNNSSNPSTPPSPAHDHGSSSYDS, via the exons ATGACAGAAGTAGTATCCAAAGATTTTGGTAAGGAGCATCCTTATCGAAAAAGAGACATGTCAGATTCGTCGCAACACCAATATAATCAACCTCCTCCTGATATTATGCCAAAGGGGCTTGCGATCAATG GCATTGGAGGAAGGTTACGCCAATTAGAAGCCCTTTTTATTGGTGGTCCTGTACAAGGAGAAGGAAGAGTTGGCCACACATTTTCTATCGAGACACTTATTGATATTTTACTTGTCTTATATGATGAGTGTTGTAATTCTTCCTTACGACGCGAAAAGACTGTCTCAGATTTTATTGAATTTG TGAAACCAGTGGCTACTTGCATAAAGAGTTTGCAATTAGCACGCGAGGATTTTGAGATAGTAAAAGTTATTGGTAGAGGTGCATTTGGGGAAGTATGTGTTGTAAGAATGCGTGGTTCAGACAAAGTATTTGCAATGAAAATTTTGAACAAATGGGAAATGCTAAAGCGTGCAGAAACTGCATGCTTTAGAGAGGAGAGAGATGTACTAGTGTATGGTGATCGAAGATGGATCACAAATCTTCATTATGCCTTTCAAGATGACAATAATTTG TATTTGGTCATGGATTATTACTGTGGTGGAGATCTGTTAACACTGTTGAGCAAATTTGAAGACCGCCTTCCAGAAGATATGGCTCGTTTTTACATTGCTGAAATGGTTCTAGCTATTGGGTCCATACATGACTTACGTTATGTGCATCGTGATATTAAACCCGATAATGTTCTGTTAGATGCAAATGGTCATATTAGATTAGCTGATTTTGGATCTTGTTTACGATTGTTTGAAGATGGTACCGTACAAAGTAATGTTGCTGTTGGTACACCAGACTATATTTCACCAGAAATATTAAGG GCAATGGAAGATGGACAAGGACAATATGGACCCGAATGTGATTGGTGGTCTTTAGGGGTATGCATGTATGAAATGCTTTATGGTGAGACACCTTTTTATGCAGAATCTCTAGTCGAAACCTATGGGAAAATTATGAATCATAag AATTGCTTTGACTTTCCAACCGATGATATGTATGAAGTTTCTGAAGAAGCTAAGGATTTAATGAAAAAACTAATATGTAGCTCGGAATTTAGATTAGGTCAAAATGGAATTGACGATTTTAAG AAACACCCATGGTTTGATGGAGTAAACTGGGATACTCTTAGAGACAGTACTGCACCTTACATTCCTGAAGTTTCCTCACCAACCGATACATCAAATTTTGATGTTGATGATACAGATGTTCGCAGTTCCGATGCTGTTCCACCAGCAGCGAATTCTGCGTTTTCTGCGCTTCACTTACCATTTGTTGGTTTCAGTTTTACCCAAGGAAG TTGCATATCAGATCTGGGTTGTTTGCCTGTTATAACTCAAAAGGATAAACGCGTGCAGTTACTTGAAGAAGAAAATGCGCAGTTAACGCAAACACTTGAGGAGTTAAAGAAGCAAATTAATACGAGTCATTCTCCACCTGGAATATCACCAGATTCTAATAATGCAACAAGAAAACTTCAGGATGAAATAAATACACTTACCAAACGTAATTGTG AGTTAGAGTCTCAATTAAAGTCTATGGAAGTTCCACGTGAATTACGCAATCTAGACAACGGCGATATAACAAAACTACGAGAATTAGAAAAGTTAGTGCGCTCTCTTCGATCAGAGAAGGAAGAAGCTGTGAAGGATAAGTTGGATGCACAAGAGAAGCTTAAATATCAAGATAAAGAACTAAAGGACGCATTAACACAACGTAAATTGGCAATGGCTGAATACACTGAAGTCACAGACAAGTTATCAGAATTAAGACAACAAAAGCAAAAGTTGTCTAGACAAGTTAGAGATAAAGAGGAAGAATTGGAAGTTGTAATGCAAAAGGTTGATAGTTTGCGACATGATATTCGGAAAGCTGAGAAATTACGTAGAGAATTAGAAAATCGAGTAGAAGAGGCAATGGCAGAAACGAGTAAAGAAAGAAAGTTACGAGAGCGTAGCGAAGAATATTGTAAACAGATGCAAGAAGAGACTGAAAAAATTAGACAAAGATCTATGGGAAATGATGTCAGCGCGAATCATGCATTAGCAACACAGGAAATTAATAGGTTAAAAGCCGAAGTAGAGAAACTTGAAGTTCAGTACAATGAAAACTTGAACCAACAACAAAGTAGGTTTAATCTCGACATTCGTAGTCTTCAAGAACAACTACACGAGACCGAAACAAGAAGAGATTTATTGGAAAGAGAAATACAATTAACAAAAGAAAAACTAGATGCTGCAAGGTTGGAGAATATTACCGATAGCGAAGAGACCATAAATGATTTGAACAGACGTCACGAAAGAGAAAAAACTATGCTAGTCGAAGAGAACAAAAAACTTATGTTAGAACTTAACACTCTTACCGATAGTGTTAATAGAATACAAGGTGAAAGGCGACAATTGGAAGAAGAATATGAAGAATTAAGGAATAAGAAAGAAGCGATTGCACAATGGGAAGCCCAAATTACTGAAATTATTCAGTGGGTATCCGATGAAAAAGACGCAAGAGGATATTTGCAG gCATTAGCAACAAAGATGACAGAAGAGCTAGAATTTTTGAAACACTCCGGTGGTGTAGGAGGTGTCGGAAGTGGTTCTACAATGGCAGATAAAAACTGGCGAAATCGTAGATCACAAAAGCTCGATAAAATGGAGCTTTTAAATTTACAAAGTTCTTTGCAAAGTGAAATACAAGCCAAGCAAGCAATATCTGAAGAGCTTACAAAGACTCGTTCGGATTTAATTGCTGCTCAAAA ggAATTAAGAGACTTTAGACAACGATTTGATACACTCACGCACGAGATAAAACGCAAAGAAATGCAAATAAAAGAGTTACAAGCAAGGCTTGACACAGGCGACGGCT TTTTAGAACGTCCTACATCTCAAATGTCATATCTGGAACATTTTTTGAAAGAAACAGCAAGCAGTACGCGTCATGGAAGTGCAGATAGCGTAGAAGCTGATATCGAGGATAATCGTGCACCAAGTATTTCCAGCAGTAAAAGTAATTTGTCTGAACTTAGCATT GATCCAACATCACCATTGTCCCATGAACTTCTAAATAAATCATCAGCAGCTCATGGACAACTCAGTCTTCAACCAAAACCCAAATCTCATCAATTCTTAGTACGAACATTTTCTGCACCAACAAAATGTAACCACTGTACTTCATTGATGGTGGGTTTAACGAGACAAGGAGTAGTGTGCGAAGTTTGTGGCTTTGCATGTCATATGCCCTGTTGTGACAAGGTTCCACCAATGTGCCCTGTGCCCCATGATCAAA CAAAACGACCTCTAGGTATTGATCCTACGCGGGGTATTGGTACAGCTTACGAAGGGTATGTAAAAGTGCCAAAAATGGGTGGAGTGAAGAAAGGTTGGGTTCGTCAATTTGTGGTCGTTTGCGACTTTAAGTTATTTCTTTACGACATTTCGCCTGATCGTAATGCATTACCATCTGTATATGTGTCTCAAGTCCTAGACATGCGGGATGAAGAATTTAGTGTTAGTTCTGTTCGAGATTCGGATGTCATACATGCTACAAAGAAAGACATTCCGTGCATATTTAGG ATAACAACATCTCTGCTAGAACCACCTGGATTGAGGAATCATACATTAATGCTTGCAGACACTGATAGTGAGAAAACAAAATGGGTAGTTGCTTTGGGTGAACTGCATAGAATACTAAAGAAAAACAATCTTCCTAATACAACG ATTTTTAGAGCAAAAGAATTATTAGATAATACATTGGCGCTCATTAAAAATGTGATGTCAGGAGCAATTATTGATCCAGATCGTCTAGTCATTGGCACAGAAGAAGGTCTCTTCTGTTTAGATTTAGATCGTAGTG AAATTGCAAGAGTTGGAGAAGGCAAGAAAATATACTTATTGGAATATGTAACAGAAGAACAATTAATTGTAGTTTTAAGTGGAAAACAACGTCATGTACGGCTGGTTCCAGTACGTGCATTAGATGGAGATGAAGTTGAATGGATTAAAGTTGCAGAGACTAAAGGATGCATTACTCTAACAACGGGTATAGTACGTCGTAATCCATTAACATATTGTTTGTGTGTCGCCATAAAGAAGCAG AATGCATCACAAGTGATTGTCTACGAAATAACACGTACGAAAACACGTCATAAACGTATACGTGAATTAATGTTACCATGTCACGCACAAACTTTACAAGTTCTCTCTGAAGGTCGTTTTTGTGTCGGATATCCTTCCGGTTTTTCTATCTACAGCATTTTAGGAGACCATCACCCTATTT CATTGGTCCATTCTGAGAATACACTCTTAGGTTTTCTCACATACAGTGCTGTGGATGCTTTACGTTGCATCGAATTACCACACGGTGAATTCTTATTAGTCTTCCATACATTGGCAGTATATGTTGATAGCCAAGGCAGAAAGATTAGAGATCGCGAAATTATGTATCCTGCTGTTCCTACAGCAGTTA GCTATTGTGAAGGTTATTTACTAGTTTATAGTGAAACTCACATCGATGTATTTGACTGTACAACAGGAGATTGGTTGCAAACACTTAACGTAAAACGAGCACGACCACTGAATACTTCAGGTTCTCTAACATCTTGTGTCATTAACGATATGCCTCATGTTATTTTTCTGAGCAATTTACATCAAC GAGAATTACTCAATTTAACACCACTAGACGCAAGCGGTAGACAAATGACAAGACCACGACGAAGATTTTCATTAAGAGAGGGAAACAGGGCTGTTCGTCCTACAGACAGACGTTCCAAAATGATATCTGCTCCGACGAATTTCAACCATGTCAGTCATTTGGGTCCAGGTAATGGAATACAG aTACAGCGATTATTAGATTTGCCTACTACACTTGAAACAGCTGATCAGCAGCATAGTGGTCATCACAGTAGCTCTCATCTTCACAGCAGTCAACAAAGA ttgTATGGCCCTGCACTTCAAACACCAAGTAAACCAGCGCCATTACCTCCCAGACACCCTCCTTCTGACACGCGACGACTAAGTTCTCATATACCTAGAAATTCTGGATATTCGCCGCATAACg GTTCAACATCGTCACGTAGAGGACCGGCACCTCCAAGACCAACTGCTACTCCACCTTCGTTACCGCGTACTCCTGTGGACCAAGTTGATTCAGAATCCGTGCATCTACGATCCCATACTCCACTTTCTCTCGGTAGTACCGCATCTTTACACGAAAAG GAACACACTTCTGGTGGAAGTCCTAGACATTCAATAGCTTCAAACAACAGTTCAAATCCATCGACGCCTCCAAGTCCAGCTCACGATCATGGTTCATCTTCGTATGACTCGTAA